In Leishmania panamensis strain MHOM/PA/94/PSC-1 chromosome 18 sequence, the following proteins share a genomic window:
- a CDS encoding hypothetical protein (TriTrypDB/GeneDB-style sysID: LpmP.18.0460) — MPTELLDDSTQDAEEEFIFNEYAIDDSLDPLNRLLMYYQSDFSLQRLVLVRELSSTAHFAGYAESARSIVPLLTTFTQDAEPVVRQALVEQLFPLAEFFVQQGSEAGYQCLLNVFLPTAFELLVDKNVEVGVVALEAIQKLAQLVHKEDVQSHLLNVVMTLAHDERAEDYRVVAAQLFNDLAPQFGSEFSTTVVLGELELLSNDSSFTVRRTVGSNLGGVCAVLTTEEAQRTVLSLYITLCGDEIWGVRQACAESIEKVSSGLPELMRVQFIVPAFQKLLEDDSRWVRTRAYESLGRLLHTLRSEDISPELLRLFTDMAFQSDNVESPLSEYCAYCFPAVVQAIGPSRWNEMADAYATMLKDVQWKVRKSLAYSLHEMAALLGTKVTEEAIVPAFELLLRDLDDIKRGAVLNAERFLALVTPATRDRLVPLLCHVPLESENWRLRNEVAKRIGAVAVLLSPDSPSFPSVLALVSRLLDDSVMEVRTSTYEPVAIILKHLRAANDEKYQNYLASIVKLATAYSFRGRQMFAYVTEQVVKVGADDVLESALLDGIVKLAMDPVVNTRLVVDSVAGRTILRNTKWAENNKVQEAISVLKQQAASQEVVDVAAEAAEAAVANTQILNGSENGVGEAGGMGMQREEQQADSGGPSPALQCGPDTVADGAEGIVSEDNDSPGCGLWSQGTPAVSAVAPDSTSSVPLGGATAVGDI; from the coding sequence ATGCCGACCGAACTACTTGACGATTCCACCCaggacgccgaggaggagttTATCTTCAACGAGTACGCCATCGATGACAGCCTGGACCCTCTGAACCGGCTCTTGATGTACTACCAGTCGGACTTTTCTCTGCAGCGACTTGTGCTGGTGCGCGAGCTTTCCTCCACCGCGCACTTCGCCGGGTACGCCGAAAGCGCGCGCTCTattgtgccgctgctgacgactTTCACCCAAGATGCTGAGCCGGTGGTGAGACAGGCcctggtggagcagctgttcCCGCTTGCGGAGTTCTTTGTGCAGCAGGGCAGTGAAGCGGGTTACCAGTGTTTGCTCAACGTCTTCCTCCCAACAGCTTTCGAGTTGCTCGTTGATAAGAATGTGGAGGTCGGTGTTGTGGCACTTGAGGCGATTCAGAAGCTGGCCCAGCTTGTCCACAAGGAGGACGTGCAGTCACATTTGCTCAACGTGGTAATGACCCTCGCCCATGACGAGCGTGCAGAGGATTACCGCGTcgtagcggcgcagctcttcaACGATCTCGCGCCGCAGTTCGGCAGTGAGTTCTCAACGACGGTGGTTCTAGgggagctggagctgctctCGAACGACTCTAGCTTCACGGTGCGGCGCACCGTTGGCAGCAACCTCGGTGGCGTATGTGCTGTGCTCACGACCGAGGAGGCTCAGCGGACGGTGTTGTCGCTGTACATCACTCTCTGCGGGGATGAGATCTGGGGTGTGCGGCAGGCCTGCGCCGAGTCTATTGAGAAAGTATCAAGTGGTCTACCCGAATTGATGCGAGTTCAGTTCATCGTGCCAGCCTTCCAGAAGCTGCTCGAGGATGACTCTCGCTgggtgcgcacgcgcgcctACGAGTCACTaggccgcctcctccacaccctGCGTAGCGAGGACATCAGCcctgagctgctgcgcctcttcactGATATGGCCTTCCAGTCCGACAACGTGGAGAGCCCACTCAGCGAGTACTGCGCTTACTGCTTCCCAGCTGTGGTGCAGGCTATCGGCCCGTCTCGCTGGAACGAGATGGCAGATGCGTACGCGACAATGCTAAAGGATGTGCAGTGGAAAGTACGCAAATCCCTCGCCTACTCGCTGCACGAGATGGCTGCGCTCCTCGGGACGAAGGTGACGGAGGAGGCCATCGTGCCCGCATttgagttgctgctgcgcgacctCGACGACATCAAGCGCGGCGCCGTCCTTAACGCCGAGAGGTTCCTCGCCTTAGTCACCCCCGCCACACGCGACCGTCTTGTTCCTCTTCTGTGCCATGTGCCGCTGGAGAGCGAGAACTGGCGGCTTCGCAACGAAGTGGCGAAGCGTattggcgccgtcgccgtacTGCTCTCGCCCGACAGCCCCTCTTTTCCGTCCGTACTGGCGCTGGTGTCGCGCCTGCTCGACGATAGTGTCATGGAGGTGCGCACCTCCACGTACGAGCCCGTAGCTATTATCCTCAAGCACCTGCGCGCGGCAAATGACGAGAAGTACCAGAACTACCTCGCCTCGATTGTCAAGCTGGCGACGGCGTACAGCTTCCGTGGGCGGCAGATGTTCGCCTACGTCACGGAGCAGGTGGTCAAGGTTGGCGCCGACGACGTACTGGAGAGCGCATTGCTTGACGGGATTGTGAAGTTGGCAATGGACCCCGTCGTCAACACGCGCCTCGTTGTCGACAGCGTGGCGGGCCGCACCATTCTGCGCAACACCAAGTGGGCGGAGAATAACAAGGTGCAGGAGGCTATCTCAGTTCTGAAACAACAGGCAGCTTCGCAGGAGGTGGTAGACGTGGCGGCTGAGGCCGCAGAGGCAGCCGTGGCAAATACCCAGATTTTGAATGGCAGCGAGAACGGCGTCGGCGAGGCTGGCGGTATGGGGATGCagcgcgaggagcagcaagcggacagcggcggcccTTCCCCGGCTCTGCAATGCGGCCCTGATACCGTGGCCGATGGAGCGGAAGGTATCGTGAGTGAAGACAACGACAGCCCAGGGTGCGGGCTGTGGTCGCAGGGCACGCCAGCCGTGTCAGCAGTGGCACCTGATAGCACTAGTTCAGTCCCCTTAGGGGGTGCCACGGCGGTGGGGGATATTTGA
- a CDS encoding hypothetical protein (TriTrypDB/GeneDB-style sysID: LpmP.18.0470): MPNIAASWVPPHPGGGQWSDHSNNGRDAAAAALEVFQDFTWYSATLLSHLFALEHAQLERAAAVEESHRRAAAAHSPQLLMSAAVEAVKATAGVAPASAAAATSRKISDRCSLGQKLEFESGEAGGGADGSGSSGAAALVTPSLSPSAPDESQKLSQIATQHRPHILLGFSMLGDATAMGVVDPVLADSATRWVLPQATKVAGLPAALPAAAPTAAAKTSASDTAITALLTVFDAYYFPSDLFYAADTVSSAMAGEDGEREDPALLGGDSNAMHVARDGAGNMPQGGTTSAEATGPGTGSGTNAPSVTAEALREAFHALLVLGQRCAVFALKHRGIIGCSGDAAASLTGRGCADFESEGGTDRRYSPRIDDENLPTTAAAAQMDDVTGTGFSSEDDARANEAVQQAASASLQFLLQLACSCPCASLAYAAQLCVAHALAVQPPPCNSTGWIARQQLMRYLPTLQPQSRGTSAADASVNSTSVGGLQKHCSLGGGGSSTASASSSSGNKSKCVPTTQHVRPEDAMLWFDTAGEVHLMTAQHWWDAQQPQHSATCLAYCGPLPATTALPTVQRVLMEEEAYMGPNGSAAAALKSVLEAVSTEVCLNARAIPGSPSSRVPTSLRRRRGVHHFVGTSAGGSCLSTGDGEDGVAGGREQNRSSRLAGACAAVAVTSGSGASVGRAQGAAVVETSSRLSKVAKRRRALLFALAQSHLLPPVQQLATSKTLLYDVFTDGGECPSYYKLLSLYPEVLRAHHAALNYVLFGEGPLLVDMRLMVAVMAASRHRCEYLVSRFSALLLRYAEETKLDEYVDDDGCGPGGGCGMMRGNHHGGLYSSRDTRGHAAYGDKDAADTYEYDDGAHFASTSTGLRQQKQRHHDTSATGCFRGHSRQRWITHGPPERLRAVQHFIALAAHTPWTLGEEEIRNILACGWTIPEVFQLVAIVTQVVPLCGFVMGLFVPTEPWTMTLLPLEVVEQLSHRAVTEDVLAGSSGSMGSIGIGGGRNGGGGERGSQTGGRAPSAQEDVYRRFAGDDNVVSEQRIKGGTTAANPPTLWRSRFTWNDVGATSMEHYYPGAATLLSEEMECYFDVVRQLTKADCVGLMSPDYDPSYAFRSLQLYVQNLVGFMVEDYSYNDINKVLRRPAKWFAQVLTMRPETLSRSEVVRWYVPTIPPIGKASNTSAESSLVTHQLKREIELLSVVDSARGGHRGGIESASAHQDNGDKIPPTPAEAARDAVESEALQTALTLQDERVLLLIALATMEARKEGLLHILLRPVCAVLNNM; this comes from the coding sequence ATGCCGAATATCGCGGCATCTTGGGTGCCTCCGCACCCAGGCGGGGGCCAGTGGAGTGATCACTCAAACAACGGCAGggatgctgcagcggccgcctTGGAGGTGTTTCAAGACTTCACGTGGTACAGCGCGACGCTGCTCTCGCACCTCTTTGCGTTGGAgcatgcgcagctggagcGAGCCGCGGCAGTCGAGGAGAGCCAccggcgcgccgccgcagctcaCAGCCCTCAGCTGCTAATGAGCGCCGCTGTTGAGGCTGTGAAAGCGACTGCTGGTGTGGCACCTGCttccgccgctgcagcgacgtcaAGGAAGATAAGTGACCGTTGCTCTCTCGGTCAAAAACTTGAGTTCGAAAGTGGTGaggccggcggtggtgctgatggcAGTGGGAGTagtggcgccgcagcactggTAACACCGTCACTGTCACCGTCTGCCCCCGACGAGTCGCAGAAACTGTCGCAGATTGCCACGCAACATCGGCCACACATCTTATTAGGGTTTTCCATGTTGGGTGATGCCACAGCGATGGGTGTAGTGGATCCAGTGTTAGCGGACTCTGCCACGCGATGGGTGCTTCCGCAGGCTACCAAGGTTGCCGGGCTACCAGCTGCccttcctgctgctgctccaacAGCTGCGGCCAAGACGAGTGCATCGGACACTGCCATCACGGCGTTGCTGACTGTCTTTGATGCCTACTACTTCCCGTCGGACCTCTTCTACGCAGCTGACACTGTCTCATCTGCCATGGCTGGAGAAGATGGTGAGAGGGAAGATCCTGCACTCCTCGGCGGTGACTCCAATGCCATGCATGTGGCAAGAGATGGCGCGGGGAACATGCCACAAGGGGGCACTACCTCCGCCGAGGCCACAGGTCCGGGaacaggcagcggcaccaacgCACCTTCGGTAACAGCAGAAGCGCTACGCGAGGCCTTTCACGCCCTCTTGGTACTGGgtcagcgctgcgcggtCTTTGCCCTCAAGCACCGCGGCATTATCGgttgcagcggcgacgcagcggcaagtCTCACTGGGCGTGGCTGTGCGGACTTTGAGAGTGAAGGCGGCACCGACCGTCGCTACTCTCCTCGCATTGATGACGAGAATCTGCCCACtaccgcagccgctgcccaGATGGATGATGTGACAGGTACCGGTTTCTCCTCCGAGGACGACGCGAGAGCAAACGAAGCGGTGCAACAGGCGGcctctgcgtcgctgcagtttcttctccagcttgCGTGCAGCTGTCcatgtgcctctctcgcgtacgcggcgcagctttgCGTCGCTCACGCGCTGGCTGTGCAACCGCCTCCATGCAACTCGACCGGCTGGatcgcacggcagcagctgatgcgTTACCTACCAACGCTGCAGCCACAGTCCCGCGGCACGTCTGCGGCGGATGCAAGTGTGAACAGCACCTCCGTTGGTGGGCTTCAGAAGCATTGCAGCCTCGGAGGTGGCGGTAGTTCAACAGCGTCGGCGAGTAGCAGTAGCGGGAACAAGAGTAAATGCGTTCCTACCACGCAGCACGTGCGGCCGGAGGACGCGATGCTGTGGTTTGATACAGCTGGTGAGGTGCACTTGATGACTGCCCAGCACTGGTGGGAcgctcagcagccgcagcataGTGCGACGTGCCTCGCGTACTGCGGCCCACTGCCGGCTACCACCGCCCTCCCAACAGTCCAGCGTGTGctcatggaggaggaagcatACATGGGGCCtaacggcagcgccgcggcggcgctaaAGTCCGTGTTGGAGGCGGTCTCGACTGAAGTATGCCTTAACGCCCGCGCTATTCCAGGCTCTCCGTCGTCGCGTGTTCCTACGTCCttgcgacggcgccgcggcgtgcATCACTTCGTAGGGACCAGTGCTGGTGGGTCCTGCTTGTCCACCGGTGACGGTGAAGACGGCGTGGCTGGTGGGCGTGAGCAAAATCGATCTTCAAGGCTTGCcggcgcgtgtgctgcggtggcagtgacCAGCGGATCAGGCGCTTCCGTGGGACGCGCGCAAGGAGCCGCTGTCGTGGAAACGTCCAGTCGCTTGTCAAAGGTGGCAAAGCGGCGCCGAGCTCTCCTGTTCGCACTCGCCCAAAGTCATTTGCTCCCtcctgtgcagcagctcgcgacGTCCAAGACGCTTCTATACGACGTGTTCACGGATGGTGGGGAGTGCCCGTCCTATTACaagcttctctctctctaccccgAGGTGCTTCGCGCGCATCACGCAGCGCTGAACTATGTCCTCTTTGGAGAGGGCCCGCTCTTGGTGGACATGCGGCTGATGGTTGCGGTTATGGCAGCGAGCAGGCACCGCTGCGAGTACCTCGTCTCTCGCTTTTCGGCACTGCTCTTGCGCTACGCAGAGGAGACGAAGCTGGATGAGTATGTGGACGACGACGGCTGTGGCCCTGGGGGTGGGTGCGGTATGATGCGTGGTAACCACCACGGCGGCCTCTACAGCAGCAGGGACACCCGCGGTCATGCTGCGTACGGTGACAAGGATGCTGCCGATACATACGAATACGATGATGGCGCCCACTTTGCAAGCACGTCGACTGGCCTGcgacagcagaagcagcggcaccatgACACATCGGCCACTGGCTGCTTTCGAGGTCACTCTCGCCAGCGCTGGATCACGCACGGCCCACCAGAGCGGTTGCGCGCCGTCCAGCATTTCATTGCCCTCGCCGCCCACACACCGTGGACTctcggcgaggaggagattcGCAACATCCTGGCATGTGGTTGGACCATTCCGGAAGTCTTTCAGCTTGTAGCCATCGTGACGCAGGTAGTGCCGCTCTGTGGCTTCGTCATGGGCCTCTTCGTGCCAACGGAGCCGTGGAccatgacgctgctgccgctggaagtggtggagcagctgagTCATCGCGCCGTTACGGAGGACGTACTTGCCGGGTCTTCTGGCAGCATGGGTAGTATCGGGATCGGCGGTGGTCgaaacggcggcggcggcgagcgcgGTAGCCAGACGGGCGGCCGGGCACCATCTGCGCAGGAGGACGTGTATCGCCGGTTCGCTGGCGACGACAACGTGGTCAGTGAGCAGCGCATCAAGGGAggtaccaccgccgccaaccCGCCCACGCTGTGGCGCAGTCGTTTCACCTGGAACGATGTGGGGGCTACTTCGATGGAGCACTACTACCCCGGTGCTGCAACGCTTCTCAGTGAAGAAATGGAGTGCTACTTCGATGTGGTACGGCAGCTAACCAAGGCGGATTGTGTGGGGCTGATGAGCCCCGACTATGACCCCTCCTACGCTTTCCGCTCCCTCCAGCTCTACGTGCAGAACCTGGTTGGCTTCATGGTGGAGGACTATTCCTACAATGATATCAacaaggtgctgcggcgtccAGCCAAGTGGTTTGCGCAAGTGCTGACGATGCGGCCAGAGACACTCTCTCGCAGCGAGGTAGTGCGCTGGTACGTCCCGACGATTCCGCCGATCGGGAAAGCGTCCAACACGAGCGCCGAATCTTCGCTCGTGACGCACCAGCTGAAGCGAGAGATCGAGCTACTGTCGGTCGTGGACAGCGCGCGGGGTGGCCACCGCGGTGGCATCGAGTCGGCCAGCGCACACCAGGACAACGGTGATAAGataccccccacccctgccgaGGCAGCACGTGACGCGGTCGAGTCGGAGGCCCTGCAGACCGCCTTGACCCTTCAGGACGAACGAGTACTGCTGCTGATTGCCCTCGCTACGATGGAGGCCCGCAAAGAAGGCCTTCTCCACATTCTTCTGCGACCCGTATGTGCGGTCCTGAACAACATGTGA